In Carnobacterium sp. CP1, the following are encoded in one genomic region:
- a CDS encoding formate/nitrite transporter family protein: protein MYTPEEIMELVIATGQKKIKKTLQAKWILGFLGGALIALGYLGYVRVAAPMIEEWGSLATFIGACVFPIGLILILLGGGELVTGNIMAVSLAWWDKKVTTKELLKNWAVITAANLIGAVAVAYVFGHVLGLTSAEPYLQETILIAQAKISAHPLEAFLSGIGANWFVGMSLWLCYGAKDSMGKIMGVWFPVMTFVAIGFQHSVANMFIIPAAIFEGGATWSQFIANVVPVYLGNVVGGAIFVSLFYYQAYHQKAAEPLAEPEATLHTIIKE from the coding sequence ATGTACACACCAGAAGAAATAATGGAGCTGGTTATCGCAACCGGCCAAAAAAAAATCAAAAAAACACTACAAGCAAAATGGATTCTCGGTTTTTTAGGCGGAGCGTTGATTGCTTTGGGTTATTTAGGGTATGTGCGAGTAGCAGCACCTATGATCGAAGAGTGGGGTAGCTTAGCAACGTTTATTGGAGCGTGTGTTTTTCCGATAGGACTGATTTTGATTTTATTGGGAGGCGGAGAATTAGTTACCGGCAATATTATGGCCGTTTCTCTTGCTTGGTGGGATAAAAAAGTCACTACCAAAGAACTGTTAAAGAATTGGGCAGTGATTACGGCTGCTAATTTGATCGGAGCCGTAGCTGTTGCTTATGTTTTTGGACATGTGCTCGGATTGACAAGTGCTGAGCCGTATTTGCAGGAAACCATTTTAATAGCACAAGCGAAAATCTCTGCCCATCCATTAGAAGCCTTTCTATCAGGGATTGGAGCTAACTGGTTTGTAGGAATGTCTTTATGGTTATGTTATGGAGCTAAAGATAGTATGGGGAAAATCATGGGAGTCTGGTTTCCGGTAATGACTTTTGTTGCGATCGGCTTTCAGCATAGTGTGGCGAATATGTTTATCATTCCAGCAGCTATTTTTGAAGGTGGCGCTACATGGAGCCAATTTATTGCTAATGTGGTTCCTGTTTATTTGGGAAATGTTGTAGGCGGGGCTATTTTTGTTTCGTTATTTTATTACCAAGCTTATCATCAAAAGGCGGCTGAGCCATTGGCTGAACCAGAGGCAACACTGCATACTATCATCAAAGAGTAA
- a CDS encoding AzlD domain-containing protein: protein MNSNPWLLIVGMAIVTYLPRMIPLLVLSKRTIPEKLEKWMSFIPVSIFSALIFSDIFFWEGKLNSNPLINVKLLPSILVFIFAYYTKNLLWSMALGVLSITLMVYLF, encoded by the coding sequence ATGAACTCAAATCCTTGGCTCCTGATTGTTGGTATGGCCATCGTCACTTATTTGCCGCGCATGATCCCGTTGTTAGTCTTGAGCAAACGAACGATTCCTGAAAAACTAGAGAAATGGATGTCTTTTATTCCAGTTTCTATTTTTTCAGCTTTGATTTTTTCAGATATTTTTTTCTGGGAAGGGAAATTGAACTCAAATCCATTGATCAACGTTAAGCTGCTGCCTTCCATATTGGTTTTTATTTTTGCTTATTACACGAAAAATCTATTGTGGTCGATGGCTTTGGGAGTCTTGAGTATTACATTAATGGTGTATTTATTTTAA
- a CDS encoding GNAT family N-acetyltransferase has translation MIYKCIEDHRELLLNFLAVDPIMNLFVIGNIETYGFDSLDQDVWAYTDDSSQITGILLRYKENVIPVHGENFDGFETFLPLLQSLDEITAVSGASSTIEQYAEFLPELELTETTIALCQDLLESPKNIDLVEPLKKIGIPAYLTFQQECFGKTTEQELPLLEAMNADTILIHVIKNDNGEILSAGRLAVETAEAGMIIDIGTIESERGNGYASAIIASLVQHCQQKGKKACLFYSDASAGRLYHRLGFQDTELKWSMLKPREEKDKKTLFEELTT, from the coding sequence TTGATTTATAAATGCATTGAAGATCATCGAGAGCTGCTGCTCAACTTTTTAGCGGTTGACCCCATCATGAATTTATTTGTGATTGGAAACATCGAAACATATGGATTTGATTCACTTGATCAAGATGTCTGGGCTTACACAGATGACAGCAGTCAAATTACTGGGATTTTGTTAAGATATAAAGAAAATGTCATTCCTGTTCATGGAGAAAATTTTGACGGGTTTGAAACGTTCCTGCCTTTGCTGCAAAGTTTAGATGAAATCACTGCTGTTAGCGGTGCAAGTTCGACCATTGAACAGTATGCTGAATTTTTACCTGAATTAGAATTGACAGAAACCACAATAGCTTTATGTCAAGATTTACTGGAAAGTCCCAAAAATATTGATTTAGTAGAACCACTGAAAAAAATTGGTATACCTGCTTACTTAACGTTTCAACAGGAATGTTTTGGGAAAACAACCGAGCAAGAGCTGCCTTTATTAGAAGCAATGAATGCAGACACAATTTTGATTCACGTAATCAAAAACGATAATGGAGAAATTCTTTCTGCTGGACGTTTGGCCGTAGAAACAGCCGAAGCTGGAATGATCATTGATATAGGAACGATTGAATCAGAACGAGGCAATGGGTATGCTTCAGCCATCATCGCTTCGCTTGTGCAGCATTGTCAGCAAAAAGGTAAAAAAGCTTGCTTGTTTTATAGCGATGCTAGCGCAGGCAGACTGTATCACCGTTTAGGTTTTCAAGATACTGAGTTGAAATGGAGTATGTTAAAGCCGAGAGAAGAAAAAGACAAGAAAACATTGTTTGAAGAATTAACCACTTAA
- the rpiA gene encoding ribose-5-phosphate isomerase RpiA, producing MNIKQMVGEKAAEYVKDGMVVGLGTGSTAYYLVEALGRRVQEGLTMTGVTTSLRTKEQAEALGIPLKDLNDVKEIDLTIDGADEISSDYQGIKGGGGAHLFEKMVADHSKKVMWIVDSSKMVETLGAFPLPIEVVTFGYQQLFRLFEAKGYQPTLRLDEAGQTYITDGGHYIIDLHLGEIKHPHTLAAWLDSLTGVVEHGLFLDQVDTILVGHKDSVEVITAR from the coding sequence ATGAATATCAAACAAATGGTTGGAGAAAAAGCAGCAGAGTATGTGAAAGACGGGATGGTCGTTGGACTGGGGACAGGTTCAACAGCTTATTATTTAGTTGAAGCACTGGGTCGGAGAGTGCAAGAAGGTTTGACGATGACTGGTGTAACGACTTCATTGCGTACCAAAGAACAAGCAGAAGCATTGGGCATTCCGTTAAAAGATTTAAATGATGTGAAAGAAATCGATTTGACGATTGACGGAGCAGATGAGATCAGCAGCGATTACCAAGGCATAAAAGGCGGCGGTGGTGCTCATTTATTTGAAAAAATGGTAGCTGATCACTCTAAAAAAGTCATGTGGATCGTGGACAGCAGTAAAATGGTCGAAACGTTAGGTGCTTTCCCATTACCTATTGAAGTCGTGACGTTTGGTTACCAACAGCTATTTCGTTTATTTGAAGCAAAAGGGTACCAGCCGACTCTTCGTTTAGATGAAGCAGGCCAAACCTACATTACCGATGGCGGTCATTACATAATTGATTTGCATTTAGGGGAAATCAAACACCCTCATACACTGGCTGCTTGGTTAGATAGTTTAACAGGTGTGGTAGAGCACGGACTCTTTTTAGATCAGGTCGATACCATCTTGGTTGGGCATAAAGACAGTGTCGAAGTCATAACGGCTCGTTAA
- a CDS encoding ASCH domain-containing protein: MINESAKELWENFNLQIPNLPSHYELLSFGDNESTANEAAALVLEGLKTARTTLLSEYEDNDRPVPQKGDYSIILDGNQQAIGVVQTLKVSIMPFDEVTDEIAYEEGEGDRTLTNWRKVYQPYFQHQCENKNQLFSTTMEIVCEQFELVYAA, translated from the coding sequence ATGATAAACGAATCAGCAAAAGAATTATGGGAGAATTTCAACCTGCAAATCCCTAATTTGCCAAGTCATTATGAATTATTGTCATTCGGGGATAACGAAAGCACTGCAAATGAAGCAGCTGCATTGGTGTTAGAAGGTTTGAAAACGGCTAGGACGACGTTATTGTCAGAATACGAAGATAATGATCGACCAGTGCCGCAAAAAGGTGATTATTCCATTATTTTAGACGGCAATCAACAAGCGATTGGTGTAGTTCAAACATTGAAAGTTTCCATCATGCCGTTTGATGAAGTGACGGATGAGATAGCTTACGAAGAAGGTGAAGGCGACCGAACTTTGACGAACTGGCGTAAGGTTTATCAACCTTATTTTCAACATCAATGTGAAAATAAAAACCAACTGTTTTCAACGACAATGGAGATTGTCTGTGAACAATTTGAATTAGTGTATGCAGCCTGA
- a CDS encoding pyrimidine-nucleoside phosphorylase, with product MRIVDLITKKQHGEALTTEEIDFMIQGFTAGDIPDYQMSAMAMAIYFKDMNDQERSDLTMSIVRSGETIDLSAIHGIKVDKHSTGGVGDTTTLVLAPLVASLGVPIAKMSGRGLGHTGGTIDKLEAIPGFHVELTEEKFIELVNKNKVAVVGQSGNLTPADKKLYALRDVTGTVDSIPLIASSIMSKKIASGADAIVLDVKTGAGAFMKTTEDARELAHAMVKIGKMVGRDTMAVISDMSQPLGFAIGNALEIKEAIDTLNGHGPADLVDLCLTLGSQMVHLAGVGSDLSEARALLEENLTNGKALEKFKVFAASQGGDISVIENPELLPQAAYETEVLADRDGKLSQIVADGLGVAAMMLGAGRATKDSEIDLAVGLVLHKKVGDAVKKGDPLLTIHSNQLEIPEVEEKIWESLTISEEADPIPLIHEVIVD from the coding sequence ATGAGAATAGTAGATTTGATTACTAAAAAACAACATGGGGAAGCATTAACAACTGAGGAAATTGATTTTATGATACAAGGGTTTACAGCAGGAGACATTCCTGATTATCAAATGAGTGCGATGGCGATGGCCATCTATTTCAAAGATATGAACGATCAAGAACGAAGCGACTTGACGATGAGCATCGTTCGTTCCGGCGAGACGATTGATTTATCCGCTATCCACGGCATAAAAGTAGACAAGCATTCTACAGGCGGCGTAGGAGACACAACTACTTTAGTTTTGGCGCCTTTAGTGGCCAGCTTAGGAGTTCCAATCGCTAAAATGAGCGGGAGAGGGTTAGGCCATACCGGCGGAACGATTGATAAGTTAGAAGCTATTCCTGGTTTTCATGTGGAGTTGACGGAAGAAAAATTTATTGAATTGGTGAACAAAAATAAAGTAGCGGTCGTGGGGCAATCGGGTAATTTAACCCCAGCCGATAAGAAATTGTATGCTTTGCGAGACGTCACAGGAACGGTCGATTCCATTCCATTGATCGCTAGTTCGATCATGAGTAAAAAAATCGCTTCAGGTGCAGACGCTATTGTGTTGGATGTTAAAACTGGCGCGGGAGCATTCATGAAGACAACTGAAGACGCACGTGAATTAGCTCATGCAATGGTAAAAATCGGTAAAATGGTGGGACGTGATACCATGGCCGTTATTTCAGATATGAGCCAACCATTAGGATTTGCTATTGGAAATGCTCTAGAAATCAAGGAAGCGATTGATACGTTAAATGGCCATGGCCCTGCGGACTTAGTCGATTTATGCTTAACGCTAGGCAGCCAAATGGTTCATTTAGCAGGAGTGGGAAGTGATTTGTCAGAAGCCAGAGCTTTACTGGAAGAAAATTTGACGAATGGAAAAGCATTGGAAAAATTCAAAGTTTTTGCTGCTTCTCAAGGTGGAGACATTTCAGTTATTGAGAATCCTGAATTATTGCCACAAGCCGCTTACGAAACAGAAGTTCTGGCTGATCGTGACGGAAAGTTGTCTCAAATTGTTGCCGACGGTCTAGGAGTAGCTGCGATGATGTTAGGAGCCGGCCGCGCCACAAAAGATAGCGAGATTGATTTAGCTGTTGGCCTGGTTTTGCATAAAAAAGTAGGAGACGCTGTAAAAAAAGGCGATCCTCTGCTAACAATTCATAGCAACCAACTAGAAATTCCTGAAGTAGAAGAAAAAATATGGGAAAGCTTAACCATTTCAGAAGAGGCAGATCCTATTCCTTTGATTCACGAAGTTATAGTTGATTAA
- a CDS encoding acyl-CoA thioesterase, whose protein sequence is MTEKMKRETKKCIQTKVVQTHRVLPSDLNHHQTLFGGNLMSLIDNTASISAARHSRGVTVTASMDSLDFLHPIYGNHSVCIESYVSGVGKSSMEVFCKIMGEDLMTGERYLAATSFVTFVSMKTESHPNVLVPLIEPTTEEERLVCEGYQQRREKRINNRDFNERFANAISYEAPWEA, encoded by the coding sequence ATGACTGAAAAAATGAAACGAGAAACTAAAAAATGCATTCAGACAAAGGTAGTGCAAACGCATCGCGTTTTGCCATCCGATTTAAACCATCACCAAACTTTATTTGGCGGAAATTTAATGAGCTTGATTGACAATACAGCATCTATTTCAGCTGCACGTCATTCACGTGGTGTAACCGTTACAGCTTCAATGGACTCTCTTGATTTCTTACATCCTATTTATGGAAATCATTCGGTTTGCATTGAAAGTTATGTATCCGGAGTGGGGAAATCATCAATGGAAGTATTTTGTAAAATTATGGGAGAAGACTTGATGACTGGAGAACGCTATTTAGCGGCTACTAGTTTCGTTACGTTTGTATCCATGAAAACAGAGTCGCATCCAAATGTACTCGTCCCTTTAATTGAACCGACGACAGAAGAAGAACGATTAGTCTGTGAAGGTTACCAGCAACGTCGTGAAAAGCGCATCAACAATCGTGATTTTAACGAACGCTTTGCCAATGCGATTTCTTATGAAGCTCCTTGGGAAGCATAA
- a CDS encoding AzlC family ABC transporter permease encodes MERQVWQAGFKSIYPVLIGYIPLGMACGMLLYDAGFSIPAIFLMSLLVFAGASQFMAASMVVMGVTASAIITMVFFLNLRHSLMSSSMSRYVKKSSVPFILLFSHTLADEAYAVNYNQFQNHDWTAQKALAANLWAYLTWSISTAIGGWIGSTLAINTTIMNYVLIAMFIYLLVNQLVSKLVVFVGLFSGVVSIILMVVLKHNIALVIAAILASFVGYFADSYLTKKKTKEKGWAQ; translated from the coding sequence ATGGAAAGACAAGTTTGGCAGGCAGGATTTAAATCGATTTATCCTGTGCTGATTGGGTACATACCTTTAGGAATGGCTTGTGGCATGCTATTATATGACGCTGGATTTTCTATTCCGGCTATTTTTCTGATGAGTTTATTGGTTTTTGCCGGTGCAAGCCAATTTATGGCTGCATCGATGGTTGTGATGGGGGTGACGGCATCAGCTATTATTACGATGGTTTTTTTCTTGAATTTACGACATTCATTAATGAGTTCTAGTATGTCGCGCTATGTTAAAAAAAGTTCGGTGCCCTTTATTTTGCTTTTCAGCCATACGTTAGCCGATGAAGCTTATGCCGTGAATTACAATCAATTTCAAAATCATGACTGGACAGCTCAGAAAGCATTAGCGGCTAATTTATGGGCTTATTTAACTTGGAGCATCAGTACAGCTATTGGCGGGTGGATTGGCAGCACATTGGCGATCAATACGACCATTATGAATTACGTCTTGATCGCCATGTTTATTTATCTGCTAGTCAATCAATTGGTTTCTAAACTAGTTGTTTTTGTCGGATTGTTTTCAGGAGTTGTCTCTATTATTTTGATGGTTGTATTGAAACACAACATTGCTCTCGTTATTGCAGCAATTTTAGCTTCTTTTGTCGGGTATTTTGCAGATAGCTACTTGACGAAAAAGAAAACCAAAGAAAAGGGGTGGGCACAATGA